One segment of Streptomyces sp. NA02950 DNA contains the following:
- a CDS encoding Rieske (2Fe-2S) protein — MSSQPASRRTVLCGAALAGAAGLGATACSAGGAGAKAPVTPTAPVDLGAADAVPAGGTKIYREDRVVVARDADGAYTAFSAVCTHAGCVVDAVEDGKITCSCHGSQFDARTGKVLEGPATRPLPSVPVTAKGGKLVAGPDA, encoded by the coding sequence ATGAGCAGCCAGCCCGCCTCCCGACGAACCGTGCTGTGCGGCGCGGCACTGGCCGGTGCCGCTGGCCTCGGAGCCACCGCCTGCTCCGCGGGCGGCGCGGGCGCGAAGGCCCCCGTCACGCCCACCGCCCCGGTCGACCTCGGCGCGGCGGACGCCGTCCCGGCCGGTGGCACCAAGATCTACCGCGAGGACCGGGTGGTGGTCGCCCGGGACGCGGACGGTGCGTACACGGCGTTCAGCGCGGTGTGCACACATGCCGGATGCGTCGTGGACGCGGTCGAGGACGGGAAGATCACCTGCTCCTGCCACGGCAGCCAGTTCGACGCCCGGACCGGCAAGGTCCTTGAGGGCCCCGCCACCCGGCCGCTGCCCTCCGTGCCGGTCACGGCCAAGGGCGGGAAGCTGGTCGCGGGCCCGGACGCCTGA